A single Saccopteryx bilineata isolate mSacBil1 chromosome 7, mSacBil1_pri_phased_curated, whole genome shotgun sequence DNA region contains:
- the SELENOS gene encoding selenoprotein S, with protein sequence MERDPEPPLSTRPALESEGLRFLHVTVGSLLAAYGWHIVFSCVLLYLVLLKLSPHLRTLRRRRLDPAAAAPEPDAVVKRQEALAAARLKMQEELNAQVEKHKEKLRQLQEEKRRQKIEMWDSMQEGRSYKGNAKKPQEENSPEPSTTSSFMKRKVKKPLRGGGYNPLSGEGGGACSWRPGRRGPSSGG encoded by the exons ATGGAGCGGGACCCGGAGCCGCCTCTGTCCACGCGTCCCGCTCTGGAGAGCGAGGGGCTACGCTTCCTGCACGTCACCG TGGGCTCCCTGCTGGCCGCCTACGGCTGGCACATCGTCTTCAGCTGCGTTCTGCTGTACCTGGTCCTGTTGAAGCTCTCCCCACACCTACGGACCCTGCGGCGGAGGCGCTTGGACCCAGCGGCGGCCGCCCCGG AACCTGATGCTGTTGTGAAACGACAAGAGGCTTTAGCAGCTGCTCGTTTGAAAATGCAAGAAGAGTTAAATGCACAGGTTGAGAAGCATAAGGAAAAACTGAGACAG ctccaagaagagaaaaggagacagaagaTTGAGATGTGGGACAGCATGCAAGAAGGAAGAAGTTACAAAGGAAATGCGAAGAAACCTCAG GAAGAAAACAGTCCAGAGCCCTCTACTACTTCAAGCTTCATGAAACGAAAAGTTAAGAAGCCTTTGAGAGGAGGTG GTTACAACCCTTTGtctggagagggaggtggagcCTGCTCGTGGAGACCTGGCCGGAGGGGCCCGTCGTCCGGTGGATGA